In Clostridium sp. DL-VIII, the following proteins share a genomic window:
- a CDS encoding MarR family transcriptional regulator, translating into MDKGFKRQVNEFNALWHSMFMEANYKDIEAKYPSIQVFSTNELSIIRIISEKEEVIIRDIVDVLNIPKSTLTSIIDRLEKNDIIVRAISKKDRRSYKLELTEKGMEVQKEHVKFEEEIYGKVISFLDTYEEREAFLVLVRKIVKNISLKSR; encoded by the coding sequence ATGGATAAAGGATTCAAAAGACAAGTTAATGAGTTTAATGCATTATGGCATAGTATGTTTATGGAAGCAAATTATAAAGACATAGAAGCAAAATATCCGAGCATACAAGTCTTTAGTACAAATGAGTTATCTATAATTAGGATTATTTCTGAAAAAGAAGAAGTGATCATAAGAGATATAGTAGATGTATTAAATATTCCTAAAAGTACATTAACCAGCATAATAGATAGATTAGAAAAGAATGATATTATAGTTAGAGCAATTAGTAAGAAAGATAGAAGATCATATAAACTGGAGCTTACTGAAAAAGGAATGGAAGTTCAGAAAGAGCATGTAAAATTTGAAGAAGAGATTTATGGAAAAGTAATAAGTTTTTTAGATACATATGAAGAAAGAGAAGCGTTTTTAGTGCTTGTAAGAAAGATAGTAAAAAATATTTCTCTTAAATCAAGGTGA
- a CDS encoding phosphoribosylaminoimidazolecarboxamide formyltransferase, with translation MKELILKYGCNQNQKPARIFTQDENLPIKILNGTPGYINLLDAFNSWQLVKELKEATGLAAAASFKHVSPAGAAVAIPLTEILKKAYFVEEEELSDISTAYIRARGADRMSSYGDFVALSDECNEQTAKFLSREVSDGIIAPAYSDKALKILKSKRKGKYLIIQMDINYVPKEIETREIYGVTFEQKRNDVKISQDIFNNLPTKNKIVPDDAKRDLIVALITLKYTQSNSVCYAKDGQAIGIGAGQQSRIHCTRLAGNKADAWFLRQNPKVIKLPFKKEIKRADRDNAIDVYISDDYMNLLCDGGWEDIFSEKPEPLSKEERIIWLEKLSEVSLGSDAFFPFGDNIERARKSGVSYIAQPGGSIRDDNVIEICDKYNIAMAFTGIRLFHH, from the coding sequence ATGAAAGAATTGATTTTAAAGTATGGATGTAATCAAAATCAAAAGCCAGCTAGAATTTTTACTCAGGATGAAAATCTACCAATAAAAATATTAAATGGGACTCCAGGATATATAAATTTATTAGATGCATTTAATAGCTGGCAGCTTGTAAAAGAATTAAAAGAAGCTACAGGCTTAGCTGCAGCTGCATCTTTTAAGCATGTTAGCCCGGCAGGAGCTGCAGTAGCTATTCCCCTAACTGAAATTTTAAAGAAAGCATATTTTGTAGAGGAGGAGGAATTATCAGATATTTCAACAGCATATATAAGAGCAAGAGGCGCAGATAGAATGTCTTCATATGGAGATTTTGTAGCTTTGTCAGATGAGTGCAATGAGCAGACAGCAAAATTTTTATCACGAGAGGTATCTGATGGAATAATAGCACCAGCTTATTCTGATAAAGCGCTTAAAATATTGAAAAGTAAGCGTAAAGGTAAGTATTTAATAATACAAATGGATATCAATTATGTTCCGAAGGAAATTGAAACAAGAGAAATCTATGGAGTAACCTTTGAACAAAAGAGAAATGATGTAAAAATAAGTCAAGATATATTTAATAATTTGCCTACTAAAAATAAAATTGTACCTGACGATGCTAAAAGGGACTTGATTGTAGCTCTAATTACACTTAAGTATACACAATCAAATTCTGTATGTTATGCAAAAGATGGACAGGCTATTGGAATTGGTGCAGGTCAGCAATCAAGAATTCACTGTACTAGATTGGCTGGAAATAAAGCTGATGCGTGGTTTTTGAGACAAAATCCAAAGGTTATAAAACTTCCTTTTAAAAAAGAAATAAAAAGAGCAGATAGAGATAATGCAATAGATGTTTATATTTCAGATGATTATATGAATCTATTATGTGATGGGGGTTGGGAAGATATATTTTCTGAAAAGCCAGAACCATTAAGCAAAGAAGAAAGGATAATATGGCTTGAAAAATTATCAGAGGTATCTTTAGGTTCAGATGCATTTTTCCCTTTTGGAGATAACATAGAACGTGCTAGAAAAAGTGGCGTTTCTTATATAGCTCAGCCAGGTGGATCTATAAGAGATGATAATGTAATTGAAATCTGCGACAAATATAATATAGCTATGGCATTTACAGGAATAAGACTTTTCCATCATTAA
- a CDS encoding HTH domain-containing protein, whose translation MINKDSTKNEEVEIKCHVGKSNEEMLDFLIKEYKMNVKSLSKVLGVETWFLNNFNENKNKISVEDRGKFSSTLAVLYYISEITPDERNRGVIDSLVSEYNIELDTIARMADVKKDELINFMNGGISISDASKYKITTVSMFLHFIFKPSIDKWSLTIKAIKAGLDNETINKLVDVTYEELEGMRKLCNGKFARDTNEV comes from the coding sequence ATGATTAATAAAGATAGTACAAAGAATGAAGAAGTAGAAATTAAATGTCATGTGGGAAAAAGCAATGAAGAGATGTTAGACTTTTTAATTAAAGAATATAAAATGAATGTTAAATCTCTTTCAAAGGTTTTGGGAGTAGAGACATGGTTTTTGAATAACTTTAATGAAAATAAGAATAAAATATCTGTGGAGGATAGAGGAAAGTTTAGTAGTACACTAGCTGTATTATATTATATTTCTGAAATTACGCCTGATGAAAGGAATCGAGGAGTAATAGATAGCTTAGTGTCAGAATATAATATAGAACTTGATACAATTGCACGGATGGCAGATGTGAAAAAAGATGAATTAATAAATTTTATGAACGGCGGTATTTCAATTTCTGATGCTTCAAAATATAAGATTACAACTGTAAGCATGTTTTTACATTTTATATTTAAGCCTAGTATTGATAAATGGAGTTTAACAATAAAAGCAATAAAAGCCGGATTGGATAATGAAACAATAAATAAGCTTGTTGATGTAACATATGAAGAACTGGAAGGAATGAGGAAACTCTGCAATGGGAAATTTGCTCGAGATACAAATGAGGTTTAA
- a CDS encoding agmatine deiminase family protein, which produces MYPKDLNYKMPAEWTTHERTFISWPVKESMCHPENHESVCLGYAEFIKAISEFEPVTVIVNPEDLTYVQNHFKTSNNVEFLSIEHNDAWLRDNGPTFIMNDTQSLAGVNWNFNAWGGKYAPWDLDDKVAGKILEHFNVEKFDAPFILEGGSIHVDGEGTLLTTEECLLNPNRNPDLTKEQIENYLKEYLNIEKVIWLKNGLDGDETDGHVDNIACFAAPGKILMQTCNDHEDNNYKITLENLEILKNSTDAKGRKFEIIKINQPPRTEYKGERLTLSYLNFYFVNDGIILPVFGGNAKEADKAAAKVLSETFPDRKIRTVDGIAVIKEGGNIHCTTQQMPASK; this is translated from the coding sequence ATGTATCCAAAAGATTTAAATTACAAGATGCCTGCTGAATGGACCACTCATGAGCGTACCTTTATTTCATGGCCTGTTAAAGAATCTATGTGCCATCCTGAAAACCATGAAAGTGTATGTCTTGGATATGCTGAATTCATCAAGGCAATTTCAGAATTTGAACCAGTTACAGTAATTGTGAACCCTGAAGATTTAACTTACGTGCAAAATCATTTTAAAACCTCTAATAATGTAGAATTTCTTTCTATCGAACATAATGATGCATGGCTTCGTGATAATGGTCCAACATTTATAATGAATGATACGCAAAGCTTAGCTGGCGTGAATTGGAACTTTAATGCTTGGGGTGGAAAATATGCTCCTTGGGATTTAGACGACAAAGTAGCAGGAAAAATTCTAGAACATTTCAATGTAGAAAAATTTGATGCACCTTTCATTTTAGAAGGCGGTTCAATTCATGTTGATGGAGAAGGAACTCTGCTTACTACTGAAGAATGCTTACTAAATCCTAATAGAAACCCAGACCTTACTAAGGAACAAATTGAAAATTATTTAAAAGAATATTTAAATATAGAAAAAGTTATCTGGCTAAAAAATGGTTTAGATGGCGATGAAACTGATGGTCACGTAGATAATATAGCCTGCTTTGCAGCTCCAGGGAAAATCCTTATGCAAACCTGCAATGACCATGAAGATAACAATTATAAAATAACCTTAGAAAATCTTGAAATATTAAAAAATTCAACGGATGCCAAAGGCAGAAAGTTTGAAATTATTAAAATTAATCAGCCGCCTAGAACTGAATATAAAGGTGAAAGATTAACTTTAAGCTATTTAAACTTCTACTTTGTAAATGACGGTATTATTTTACCTGTATTTGGCGGTAATGCTAAAGAAGCTGATAAAGCTGCTGCAAAAGTGCTAAGTGAAACCTTCCCTGATAGAAAAATCAGAACGGTAGATGGAATAGCTGTTATTAAAGAAGGTGGGAATATACATTGTACTACTCAGCAGATGCCAGCTTCTAAATAA
- a CDS encoding AraC family transcriptional regulator, whose protein sequence is MFLLNQGDNIVYKACEYVLKHIDEDSTLTSIANKLNISKNYLCSIFKQHTGYTPAEYKKNVMQV, encoded by the coding sequence ATATTTCTCTTAAATCAAGGTGATAATATAGTATATAAAGCATGTGAATATGTACTTAAACATATAGATGAAGATAGTACATTAACGTCTATAGCAAATAAACTAAATATTAGTAAAAATTATTTATGCTCAATATTCAAACAGCATACAGGTTATACTCCAGCTGAATACAAGAAAAATGTAATGCAAGTGTAA
- the serS gene encoding serine--tRNA ligase — protein MLDIKFLRENPEIVKQNIKNKFQDNKLGLVDEVIDLDAELRKVKQEVEALRADRNKLSKQIGGLMAQGKKEEAEEVKKKVSADSDRMAELDIKEKELEEKVKNIMMVIPNIIDPSVPIGKDDSQNVELERFGDPVVPDFEIPYHTEIMEKFNGIDLDSARKVAGNGFYYLMGDIARLHSAVISYARDFMIDRGFTYCIPPFMIRSQVVTGVMSFAEMDAMMYKIEGEDLYLIGTSEHSMIGKFIDTILPETSLPHTLTSYSPCFRKEKGAHGIEERGVYRIHQFEKQEMIVVCKPEESKMWYEKLWKNTVDLFRSLDIPVRTLECCSGDLADLKVKSVDVEAWSPRQKKYFEVGSCSNLGDAQARRLKIRVDGPDGKYFAHTLNNTVVAPPRMLIAFLENNLNEDGTINIPTALQPYMGGKKVIK, from the coding sequence ATGTTAGATATTAAATTTTTAAGAGAGAATCCAGAAATAGTTAAACAAAACATAAAAAATAAGTTTCAAGATAATAAATTAGGTTTAGTAGATGAAGTAATTGATTTAGATGCTGAACTTAGAAAAGTAAAGCAGGAAGTAGAAGCTTTGAGGGCTGATAGAAATAAGCTATCTAAACAAATTGGTGGTTTAATGGCTCAAGGTAAAAAAGAAGAAGCTGAAGAAGTAAAGAAAAAAGTAAGTGCGGATTCAGATAGAATGGCTGAATTAGATATAAAGGAAAAGGAATTAGAAGAAAAAGTTAAAAACATCATGATGGTTATTCCTAACATAATAGATCCAAGTGTTCCTATAGGTAAGGATGATAGTCAAAATGTAGAATTAGAACGTTTTGGAGACCCAGTTGTACCAGATTTTGAAATTCCATATCATACAGAAATTATGGAAAAATTCAATGGTATTGATTTAGATAGTGCAAGAAAGGTTGCAGGTAATGGTTTCTATTACTTAATGGGAGATATTGCAAGACTTCATTCTGCTGTTATATCTTACGCAAGGGACTTTATGATAGATCGTGGTTTTACATATTGTATTCCACCTTTCATGATTCGTAGCCAAGTTGTAACTGGTGTTATGAGTTTTGCAGAAATGGATGCTATGATGTACAAAATTGAAGGCGAAGATCTATATTTAATAGGAACTAGTGAACACTCTATGATTGGTAAGTTCATAGATACAATATTACCAGAAACATCACTTCCTCATACATTAACTAGCTACTCACCATGCTTTAGAAAAGAAAAAGGAGCTCATGGTATAGAAGAAAGAGGAGTATATAGAATTCACCAATTTGAAAAACAAGAAATGATTGTTGTATGCAAGCCGGAAGAAAGTAAAATGTGGTATGAAAAGTTATGGAAGAATACCGTTGATTTATTCCGTTCTTTAGATATACCAGTAAGAACTTTAGAATGCTGTTCAGGTGATTTAGCAGACTTAAAAGTAAAATCAGTTGACGTAGAAGCCTGGTCTCCTAGACAAAAGAAATACTTTGAAGTTGGAAGCTGCTCTAACTTAGGTGATGCACAAGCTCGTCGTTTAAAGATTCGTGTAGATGGTCCAGATGGAAAATATTTTGCACATACATTAAACAATACAGTGGTAGCTCCACCAAGAATGCTTATTGCCTTCCTTGAAAATAACTTAAATGAAGATGGAACTATTAATATTCCAACTGCTCTTCAACCATACATGGGTGGAAAGAAAGTTATTAAATAA
- the aguB gene encoding N-carbamoylputrescine amidase, with protein sequence MRKVKVAATQMSCSSNIDENISKAEKFVREAADKGAQIILLQELFETPYFCQKEKSDYYIYATEVEQNKAINHFKKIAKELKVVLPISFYEKKNYARYNAIAIIDADGEVLGTYRKSHIPDGPGYEEKFYFNPGDTGFKVWKTRYGKIGVGICWDQWYPEAARCMTLMGAEMIFYPTAIGSEPQDGSIDSKDHWQACMLGHAAANLIPVIASNRVGVEEDEDSKITFYGSSFIAGPQGNKVIEANRSEETVLVAEFDLDELETQRIEWGIFRDRRPDLYKIITSYDGDLII encoded by the coding sequence ATGAGAAAAGTTAAAGTTGCAGCTACCCAAATGAGCTGTTCTTCAAACATCGATGAAAATATTTCTAAAGCTGAAAAATTTGTAAGAGAAGCAGCCGATAAAGGTGCTCAAATAATTTTGCTTCAAGAATTATTTGAAACTCCATATTTTTGTCAAAAAGAAAAATCAGATTATTATATCTACGCTACAGAAGTAGAACAAAATAAAGCTATTAATCACTTTAAGAAAATTGCCAAAGAACTTAAAGTTGTTCTTCCTATCAGTTTTTATGAGAAGAAAAATTATGCAAGATATAATGCCATTGCAATAATCGATGCTGATGGTGAAGTACTTGGTACCTACAGAAAAAGCCATATTCCTGATGGCCCTGGCTATGAAGAAAAATTTTACTTTAATCCAGGAGACACTGGTTTTAAAGTATGGAAAACACGCTATGGTAAAATTGGCGTAGGTATATGCTGGGATCAATGGTATCCAGAAGCAGCTAGATGCATGACTCTTATGGGTGCTGAAATGATATTCTATCCTACTGCTATTGGTTCTGAACCTCAAGATGGATCAATTGATTCAAAAGATCACTGGCAGGCTTGTATGCTTGGTCATGCAGCCGCTAATTTAATTCCTGTAATCGCCTCAAACCGTGTTGGCGTAGAAGAGGATGAAGACTCTAAAATCACCTTCTATGGTTCATCCTTTATTGCAGGACCACAAGGTAATAAAGTTATTGAAGCTAATCGCAGCGAAGAAACAGTATTGGTTGCTGAATTTGATTTAGATGAGCTTGAAACACAACGTATTGAATGGGGAATATTCAGAGATAGACGTCCTGACTTATATAAAATTATTACCTCTTATGATGGAGACTTAATAATTTAG
- the fabV gene encoding enoyl-ACP reductase FabV codes for MIINPKFRGFVCTTAHPEGCAKNVLRAVNYVKEAKPIKGPKNVLVIGASTGYGLASRIVSTFGAGASTIGVVFEKSASESRTATAGWYNTASFEEQAGENGYYSATINGDAFSKEIKEETIKLIKKDLGKVDLVIYSIASAKRIHPVTGEVFSSVLKPIGKTFKEKTVNFHSYQVSDMEINPADEDEVRETVAVMGGEDWKMWIDSLIAADVLAEGAITTAYSYIGPEITYPVYRNGSIGKAKKDLEKTAEIINKDLEKINGKAVISVNKALVTQSSLALPVVPLYISILSKVMKEKGIDEGCIEQIYRLFSEELYKSNFSLDDEGRIRMDDLELRSDVQKEVFELWKKINTDNITKLSDIEEFRNEFFKLFGFGHSDIDYDNEVDQHVKIASVEM; via the coding sequence ATGATAATAAATCCTAAATTTAGAGGTTTCGTTTGTACAACAGCACATCCAGAAGGATGTGCTAAAAATGTTTTGAGGGCAGTAAATTATGTGAAAGAAGCTAAGCCAATTAAAGGTCCGAAAAACGTACTTGTTATTGGTGCATCGACGGGATATGGTCTGGCTTCAAGAATTGTATCAACTTTTGGTGCTGGTGCAAGTACTATTGGTGTTGTTTTTGAAAAGTCTGCATCTGAAAGTAGGACAGCTACAGCTGGCTGGTATAATACAGCATCATTTGAGGAGCAGGCTGGTGAAAATGGGTATTATTCTGCGACTATTAATGGAGATGCATTTTCAAAAGAGATAAAGGAAGAAACTATTAAACTAATAAAAAAAGATTTGGGAAAAGTAGATCTTGTAATATATAGTATTGCTTCAGCTAAAAGAATACATCCAGTAACAGGAGAGGTCTTCTCGTCAGTACTGAAACCAATTGGAAAAACATTTAAAGAAAAGACTGTAAACTTTCATAGTTATCAGGTATCAGATATGGAAATTAATCCAGCAGATGAAGATGAGGTAAGAGAAACCGTTGCCGTTATGGGTGGAGAAGACTGGAAGATGTGGATTGATTCATTAATAGCTGCAGATGTTCTTGCAGAGGGAGCAATTACAACAGCATATTCATATATTGGGCCTGAAATCACATATCCTGTTTATAGGAATGGTTCTATAGGAAAGGCAAAGAAAGATTTAGAGAAGACTGCTGAAATAATAAATAAGGACCTCGAGAAGATTAATGGAAAAGCCGTAATATCTGTTAATAAGGCTTTAGTGACTCAATCGAGTCTGGCACTTCCTGTAGTTCCTTTATATATATCTATATTATCTAAGGTTATGAAGGAAAAGGGTATTGATGAAGGCTGCATAGAGCAGATATATAGGTTATTTTCAGAAGAATTATATAAGAGTAATTTCTCACTTGATGATGAAGGTAGAATAAGAATGGATGATTTGGAATTAAGAAGTGATGTTCAAAAAGAAGTTTTTGAGCTATGGAAAAAGATTAATACTGATAATATTACCAAGTTAAGTGATATAGAGGAATTTAGAAATGAATTCTTTAAATTGTTTGGTTTTGGGCATTCTGATATAGATTATGATAATGAAGTTGATCAACATGTTAAAATAGCGAGTGTAGAAATGTAA
- a CDS encoding aminopeptidase — MDIKILEKYAELVVKTGINLQEKQQLFITSPIECADFARIMAEKAYEAGAINVIVRYNDEKLSLIKFNKASMESFEKEPIHLALEREQLIKEKTGFISIAAEDPELLSGIDPNKISLQAKTNSTAMKKASAAMMSNEVSWCVVSVPTKGWAKKVFPNVPEEEAVEKLWQSIFSIVRADKESPVAAWEEHISKLDHRRNYLNEKSFKYLHYKSEGTDLVVELPEGHEWLAGAENTKDGVRFVANMPTEEVFTLPKRDGVNGYVTSKKPLNYGGNLIDNFKLTFKDGKIVDFTAEKGEEILKGLLDTDEGARYLGEVALVGYNSPISNSGLIFYNTLFDENASCHFAFGKAYPSCLKGSDNMSEKELLEKGVNDSLTHIDFMVGSEELEIIGETASGEKVQVFKNGDWVI, encoded by the coding sequence ATGGATATAAAGATTTTAGAAAAATATGCAGAACTCGTAGTTAAAACAGGAATAAATTTGCAGGAAAAACAGCAATTATTTATAACTTCACCAATTGAATGTGCGGATTTTGCTAGAATCATGGCAGAAAAAGCTTATGAAGCAGGGGCTATAAATGTAATAGTAAGATATAATGATGAAAAACTTTCTTTAATAAAATTTAATAAAGCTTCAATGGAAAGCTTTGAAAAGGAACCTATTCACCTTGCACTTGAAAGAGAGCAGCTTATAAAAGAGAAAACCGGATTTATCAGTATAGCTGCTGAAGATCCAGAACTTTTAAGTGGTATAGATCCTAATAAAATATCACTTCAAGCTAAGACAAACAGCACAGCTATGAAAAAAGCCAGTGCTGCAATGATGAGTAATGAAGTTTCATGGTGTGTTGTTTCAGTACCTACAAAAGGATGGGCTAAAAAGGTATTTCCAAATGTGCCAGAGGAAGAAGCAGTGGAAAAGCTTTGGCAGTCAATATTCAGCATAGTGAGAGCTGATAAAGAATCACCAGTTGCTGCTTGGGAAGAACATATATCAAAATTAGATCATAGAAGAAACTATTTAAATGAGAAAAGTTTCAAGTATCTTCACTATAAATCAGAAGGAACTGATTTAGTTGTGGAGCTTCCAGAAGGTCATGAGTGGTTAGCTGGAGCAGAAAATACTAAAGATGGAGTTAGATTTGTAGCTAATATGCCAACAGAAGAAGTATTTACTCTTCCAAAGAGAGATGGTGTAAATGGCTATGTAACTAGTAAAAAACCTTTAAATTATGGCGGAAACTTGATAGATAATTTTAAGCTTACTTTTAAAGATGGTAAAATTGTTGATTTTACAGCAGAAAAGGGTGAAGAAATATTAAAAGGACTTTTAGATACTGATGAAGGTGCAAGATATTTAGGAGAAGTTGCTTTAGTTGGCTATAACTCACCTATATCAAACTCAGGACTAATATTCTATAATACATTATTTGATGAAAATGCATCTTGCCACTTTGCTTTTGGTAAGGCATACCCAAGCTGCTTAAAAGGCAGTGATAATATGTCAGAAAAAGAACTTCTAGAAAAGGGAGTTAATGATTCGTTGACTCATATAGATTTCATGGTAGGTTCAGAGGAGCTTGAAATAATCGGAGAAACTGCGAGTGGTGAAAAAGTTCAAGTATTTAAAAATGGAGATTGGGTAATATAG
- a CDS encoding glycoside hydrolase family 16 protein: MKKKKIKAAVLGVLVSTFLVGAFIPTPTFAVTKSHFSDAFDYATGSWSKSDGWTNGGQFNCTWRASNINFSNGVMDLTLNKDTQGGSTPYAGAEYRSNDTFGYGLYQVRMKPAKNTGIVSSFFTYTGPTDNTPWDEIDIEFLGKDTTKVQFNYYTNGVGNHEHLYNLGFDASTSFHTYAFNWQPTYIAWLVDGKEVYRATSNIPSHPGKIMMNLWPGTGVDSWLGSYNGVTPLNAYYDWASYDPQ, from the coding sequence ATGAAGAAGAAAAAAATAAAAGCTGCAGTATTAGGAGTTCTAGTAAGCACATTTTTAGTAGGAGCGTTTATTCCAACGCCGACTTTTGCAGTGACTAAATCTCACTTTAGTGATGCCTTTGATTATGCTACAGGAAGTTGGTCAAAGTCAGACGGCTGGACTAATGGAGGACAGTTTAATTGTACTTGGAGAGCTAGCAACATTAATTTCAGTAATGGAGTTATGGATCTTACTTTAAATAAAGATACACAAGGTGGTTCTACGCCATATGCTGGTGCAGAATATCGCTCAAATGATACTTTTGGTTATGGACTTTATCAAGTGAGGATGAAACCCGCAAAAAATACTGGTATAGTTTCTTCATTCTTTACTTATACAGGACCAACAGATAATACTCCTTGGGATGAAATTGATATTGAGTTTTTAGGTAAGGATACAACGAAGGTACAATTTAACTATTATACAAATGGTGTAGGAAATCATGAGCACCTTTATAATTTAGGTTTTGATGCCTCAACAAGTTTTCATACTTATGCTTTTAACTGGCAGCCAACCTATATTGCATGGTTAGTAGATGGAAAGGAAGTTTACAGAGCAACAAGTAATATTCCATCTCACCCTGGTAAAATCATGATGAATTTATGGCCAGGAACAGGGGTAGACTCATGGTTAGGTTCTTATAATGGAGTGACTCCACTTAACGCATATTATGACTGGGCGTCTTATGATCCACAATAA
- a CDS encoding transposase family protein, with translation MNRRTRKQKREMEKEINFFGEFSKIKKHFFRDFNRKLANVKDKRNQSYITYNPEIILFVVIMKNVSGIVSMNRMTNDFNNDLAIDNIAKSLGYDSLEDIPHYDTINDFLRKLDVSELEKIRDYMIRELFKKRSLEKYRLLDKHWCIAIDGSQLFSFKEKHCEHCLRKEHKNKDTGEIERITYYHTVLEAKLILGNMTFSILTEFVENENESVSKQDCEINAARRLMKKLKYKFRKLNICILGDSLYACEPIYKLCTEYKWKFIFRFKEGRAKTLWEEIQTIKYIENNENTSNLTFKSHEIHQKLTYINEVSYKNSSVNIVDFTENIRKKSKDKSTKEETSKNFVFVTNIQVTKRNAFKIVVAGRSRWKIENEGFNNQKNIRYDIEHACCLYYQAMKNHYLLVQISDILRQLLENGSAALKELKIGIKEISSRMLESFRTDTLTSEDISQLNQHIKIHDL, from the coding sequence ATGAATAGAAGAACAAGAAAACAAAAAAGAGAAATGGAAAAAGAAATAAATTTTTTCGGAGAATTTTCAAAAATAAAAAAGCATTTTTTTAGAGATTTTAATAGGAAATTAGCCAATGTGAAAGATAAAAGAAATCAAAGTTATATAACTTATAATCCAGAAATAATACTGTTTGTAGTTATTATGAAAAATGTTTCTGGAATTGTTAGCATGAATAGAATGACAAATGATTTTAACAATGATTTAGCAATAGATAATATAGCTAAATCATTAGGATATGACTCGTTAGAAGACATACCACACTATGATACTATAAATGACTTTTTGAGAAAATTAGACGTATCTGAATTAGAAAAAATTAGAGATTATATGATACGAGAGCTTTTCAAAAAAAGGTCGTTGGAGAAATATCGATTATTAGATAAGCATTGGTGCATTGCTATTGATGGTTCACAATTATTTTCCTTTAAGGAAAAACATTGTGAACATTGTTTAAGGAAAGAACACAAGAATAAAGATACTGGTGAAATAGAAAGAATAACTTATTATCACACGGTATTAGAAGCTAAGCTTATTTTAGGAAATATGACATTTAGTATATTAACTGAATTTGTAGAAAATGAGAACGAAAGCGTTAGCAAACAAGATTGTGAAATAAATGCAGCTAGAAGACTTATGAAAAAATTGAAATATAAGTTTAGAAAGCTTAATATCTGCATTTTAGGTGATAGTCTTTATGCATGTGAACCAATTTATAAATTATGTACTGAGTATAAGTGGAAATTTATTTTTAGATTTAAAGAAGGAAGAGCAAAAACACTTTGGGAAGAAATTCAAACCATAAAATATATTGAGAATAATGAAAACACCTCTAATTTAACTTTTAAAAGTCACGAGATACATCAAAAGTTAACTTATATAAATGAAGTTTCATATAAAAATAGCTCTGTTAATATAGTAGATTTCACTGAAAACATTCGCAAGAAATCTAAAGATAAAAGCACAAAAGAAGAAACGTCCAAAAACTTTGTTTTTGTTACGAATATACAAGTTACTAAACGAAATGCTTTTAAAATTGTAGTCGCTGGTAGAAGCAGATGGAAAATAGAAAATGAAGGATTCAACAACCAAAAGAATATAAGATATGATATTGAGCATGCGTGTTGTTTATATTATCAGGCCATGAAAAATCATTATTTATTAGTTCAGATTTCAGATATATTAAGACAACTACTAGAAAACGGTAGCGCAGCACTAAAAGAATTAAAAATTGGGATAAAAGAAATATCTTCAAGAATGCTAGAATCCTTTCGAACAGACACTCTAACATCTGAAGATATATCACAGTTAAATCAGCATATAAAAATACACGATTTATAA